A stretch of the Bacteroidia bacterium genome encodes the following:
- a CDS encoding J domain-containing protein, protein MFTASCVKDYYQILGVPDTAGPEEIKQAYRNLAKRYHPDRNQGNTHSEETFKEITQAYQVLSDPELRRKFDLKRAYHSHRYENVRKGKSENATTEEKKRTSHAAYGKKQAKSREETRSERLTSYLFGGALVFFAALMITMLIVGPWNQEEDPHSNLDRIKPPDFSNRPAIYSADSPYDSIFGGSWILEGNHNSVIVVNTNQAEAVVCLQETNPPYRTIRNEYLEPGDSYRLNAIPQGTYYLKAYFGRDWDPELLLFNGKVKGGFRRSYGYYKSDKKENLFTITHENAGEHLRFTTYQAYLATLFKQPGKEISEEEFFR, encoded by the coding sequence ATTTTTACCGCCTCTTGCGTGAAAGATTATTATCAGATACTGGGAGTTCCAGATACCGCCGGACCGGAGGAGATCAAACAGGCCTACCGGAACCTGGCCAAGCGATATCACCCGGACAGGAATCAGGGTAATACGCATTCGGAAGAAACATTTAAGGAGATCACGCAGGCGTACCAGGTTCTCTCCGACCCTGAATTGCGAAGAAAGTTCGATCTCAAACGCGCGTATCATTCTCACCGTTACGAAAACGTGAGGAAAGGGAAAAGCGAAAACGCAACCACAGAGGAAAAAAAGAGAACATCGCATGCCGCTTATGGAAAAAAACAGGCAAAGAGCAGGGAGGAAACCAGAAGTGAACGACTCACCAGTTATCTTTTTGGAGGTGCGCTGGTATTCTTTGCCGCGCTGATGATTACGATGCTGATTGTGGGTCCATGGAATCAGGAAGAAGATCCGCATTCGAATCTAGACAGGATCAAACCACCGGATTTCAGTAATCGTCCGGCGATCTACAGCGCAGATTCCCCATACGACTCCATTTTCGGGGGCAGCTGGATACTGGAAGGAAATCATAACAGTGTAATTGTGGTGAACACCAATCAGGCAGAAGCGGTCGTATGCTTACAGGAAACCAACCCACCTTACCGCACAATCCGGAACGAATACCTGGAACCGGGTGATTCCTACCGGCTGAATGCCATCCCGCAGGGAACCTATTATCTGAAAGCTTATTTCGGACGGGATTGGGATCCCGAACTTCTTCTTTTTAATGGCAAGGTGAAGGGGGGATTCAGGAGATCGTATGGGTATTACAAGTCAGACAAAAAGGAAAACCTCTTCACGATTACTCATGAAAATGCCGGAGAACATCTTCGCTTTACCACGTACCAGGCCTACCTGGCTACTCTTTTCAAACAACCGGGCAAAGAAATAAGTGAAGAAGAGTTCTTCCGCTGA